GAGGAGACTGTAAttctgtacgggagtagaaaaccccgtctgtCTCCCGAGGATGGCTTatgggtttccaactgctgaccttggggatggcagcccaatgcatcaccactacaccaccggggggcGAGGTCAATTGTggttaaagtaaaaaagaaaggaagataaGTCTGCCTTTCACTTCCTTTACTACCACCTGGACACAGagacgggaggggggggggatgagaaTTTTTGGAGCCTATTAGGGGGCAGGCTCAAACAGCTCCCCCACTTTTCTAGGGATTTATGATCCTTAAGGAATTCACTGGGAAAGGGTACTGATGTGGAGAAAATTGTCACTGCTAGTAATCCCATTCCTTCCCTGACCAGGGAGATGTCAGAACAGCTTCCTTCCAATAAGTTCTAGAAAATACCCCATCTGTGCCGCCGTTTCCCGCCTCTCCCTGGTTATTCTACCCTCTCCACCTGTATTTGCACCTGGGGAGAAGAAGGCAAGGTGGTAGAAGGCAAGAAAGTCTTCTGGCCAGTAGGGTTCACTGGAGAAGGCACGGGCAAGGATCGCCTGGCCTCTGCTGTTGGGCTCTCACCTGTCAGACCAGCCACCCAGAACAGCGAGAGCTGTGATCTGGGGTCAGGGAGCCTCACAGAGAAAGTTTAGCCTGAGCAGGGcggacacacactcactgccatctcatgGAGACTCTATGaggccaggtagaactgccctatgtgggtttccgagactgtagctcttgacaggagtagagagtcccaTCTGTCTCCTTAGAAATggcaggtggtttccaactgctgaccttgcagttagcagtccagctcataaccactacaccatcgggGCTCACATAGCAGGGCAGGGCAACAGAAATACGGGAGGTCCTGCTGTGTCTGCAGCCTTGACCTGAATCATTTCCCCTTTTTGACTTGTGTTTACTTATCTGGGTCAAGCCAGGAAGAGCACAATGATGAATATCAACTAGGAGAGAGGAGACATCACTACAGATCCTGCAGCCATGGACAGGATAATTCTATGACCGAACAAGTCTATGCCCATGAATTTGGAAACATAGATGAAATGGACCAACCCAGAAAGGGAATAGCAATGTCTATCTGATTTATTTTATAGGCTTTCAGTGGTCTGATGTCGTCTGTCTGGtgggtgggtttttgttttttttggggggtgggttcttttggtcaaaacaaaacaaagtaagaCAGTGAATGGTCTCGCTGCTGTGGCTTCAAAGCCTGGAAGACTAGGAATGACTCTCCAGGGGAAGATCTTCCCAGATCTGCCTTGCCACATCCTGGGTCTAGGCTGTGATGACATGGATCACGCCATGCCTCTTTCTGAATGGCAAACAACAGATAgttgtttatattttctttttattaaggcTATTGAGAATATTGttaatattctttaaaaataattacaattACTTTATGAAGTTCAATCACAAAGTTAGAAGAGAGTATTGTCCATCCTTCAGATACTCATCGCCTATATCTTTACTGTTACCATTTGGCCAAAAttgctccatggagttttctctgttgaagtattttaaaataaatcccaGAATCAATGATAGTTCACTCTTACATGCTTCTATATTTATCTCTAAAAAAACCCCACATTTTCCTGCATACTGATTTTCACATCTGACCAAATAATTCCTTAACACTCTCCACTAAGATGTCTTTGCGAGTGTCCTTGCCTGTCCCTCAAATTGTCCTCTCACACTTAGTTTGTTCTCGTCAGAATTCAAGCACGGTCTGTACCTTGAGTAGAGCAAGGTTcctcgttttgtttgtttgaaactatGTTGCGTGTCACAAAGGCATCGGCATCCAGGAGCGAACATCCCAAGTACAAGAAGAGAATGCCCTGGAATCGGTGTGGTGATGCCTACACAACTCTTCTTCACACAACCGACGATCGGCTTGTATATGCAAGGTATTTGCCAATAGAACTACTTACAAAGAAAAGTCTTGAAGTCCATTTCAGTTGCACTTTTTCACTCAGACcctcttctgaatttgtttcCCCTTTTATTGGTGAACCATAACctacaaagaaaaacatgtatTATACATAGTTACACAGCGCATCACCTCACAACAGGTGCGGAATACCAGGAAACCCCCTGGGCATCAggctccactccccccccccccgtacccCCAACCTGTCCTCCCCACGTCCCTTCCTGTCCCTCTCCTCTTTCCCTACCCCCCTCCTAGCCCCCAGCCTCATCACAGTCTTCAAAGTCTCTTCCTTTGGTATGAAAGCCAGTTTCCCCCTTTATAATAATGTTATTACGAAATCTTTATGTGATTGACTAACATTGCTGAGCATGATGTTTGCCAATTTTGTCCCTGTCACGAGGTGTTTGACCAGCCTTGTATTTCAGGCACGCATACTATTTCACTCGCGTGTAGGcccagagtttgtttgtttattcctcCGTAGACAGGGTTTTTGGTTGTTCCCGTCATTTTGCTTTTGGAGACATTGCCCCGATTAGCACAGACGTGCCTCTGTCTCTTTGGGTTCTGTTCTTGATTTCTGTGGGGCACCTCCCCAGGAGCGAGATTTCAGGGTCATATGGCACGCCCCACCACGTTGGTTTCCGTCACActgtttccatagtggctgcacagTTCTGCGATCCCACCAGCAATGCACGAGTGTTCCAGTCTTGCCTTTAATTTTGCTGAGTGTCAGTGTGAGGTGAGATCGTCGTTTTAATTTCTATTTCTCCTATAGCTCATGATcgcgagcatttcttcatatgattgttggcCACCTGGGTGTAATCTTTAGAAAATGGTCTAATCCTGCCTGTGTCTACTTTTAGTTTTTTggagtgtttttttttgttgagatTTTCTTATTAAGGTCTTGTAGCTTTCTGTAGATTTTTGAACTTAGCACTTCATTTGATGTATCATTGTCAAATATGCTGTCCCAatttgtggtggttgttaggtgccgtcgagtcgggtccaattcatagcgacccagcGTACAagcgaaacactgctcagtcctgtgccggcctcacaattgttcgcaggtttgagcccatcgatgcagccactgtgcccagctCTGTTGTCATGGACCCTCCTCTTTTTAAGTGCCCCTGCCTgataccaggcatgatgtcctccacacactggtgtttcctgataacatgtacaaagtgcAGGAGATGAAATCTGCCATCCCTTCCCtccagtgtacttcttccaacacatatTGTGTactcttggcagtccatagtcCTTTCCAAAAAATAGGCTACAAAAGCCATAAAATACATAAAAGGAACTCTATAATCCATTCTCTGAACATTACTTTTCATCTGATTTCCCTGATCATTCCAACATTAAGCATGAAAGGTGGTCAGTGGAACTCCAAGGAGGATTTGTGGAGGAACTGCTATTTCACTCTTGTTTGGACCCCTGAGAAACAATGATAAGtctaagaataagggttcctggggttagggtgggagggaggagataaaggggaactgatatcaaagagttcaagaagaaagaaaatgttttgaaaatgatggtggcagtaattgtGCAATTAGGCtcaatctaattgaattatggattgtttttAATATCTGTCAGAGCTTCCAATAAGAAGATGTTTTAAAAAAGGGACTTCAGGGAAAGCGATGATGCTTCAATATGGCTGACGGGATTGTCAATGAGTGTCATCATGTTCATCACCCACTCAATACATTAACAAGCAGCTTCCAGGACATCAGACTGCGCTCAAGAGCATGGCGAGCAGGGCAGGCATTGCTGGTGCTGAGAGCTAGATTTCGGTCCTGTGTCCTTGTGTCCTGTGTcctagattttcttttttttttttttttcagataccAACAGAATTCTTTTAATCTTTCGACAAAATACCCTCTGCTTCACAATATCCAGACTGTAGAGTCTCCTAAAACACCCTGTACAGTGGTACAGCACAGAGAACAACTACTGTCCCCGTGTTAGAACTGTAAAACGAAAACCAGCTTGACTACAGCAATAACGCAAACACTGcagttaaaaaagaaatcaaagagcaGTTGCCCTAATGCAAAAACCGGGCCTGCTAGACTCAGTCTTAGAATAGTAGACACGAACACACTAACCCCCAAATGCTTAAACAGAAAATCCACAAATACCTTGGCTAAAATAAAGATGCTGATGTTTCTCTATATTAAACACATCAGATATACAACATCCTCTTGGCACATCAGAGATCTCACGGACAAACCTGATCTATAAAGAAATCAGCTCTCAAAGTTTCAACTGTTTGAAACAGAGGAGACAGACAGATGTCAGTGTTTAGGTTGCATAATTGATCGGCCAGTTTTTAAAGCCGACTGTTTCTTCCTATGTCCGTCAATGAAGGGTTCTTGTTTACAATCAAACTAAGGTTTCTTGACTCAGAAATACCTAAATAATTTTTGTATCTAGAGAATGCAGCATATAGGGTCTTTTTAATTGTGCattcatgatcacacacacaaaaaacaaaccaaactttcAGCTTTTGCCACAAGAATAAGACCTTATAAAAGAACTTTTCACTAATATCTTTTTGTTCAGTCTCAAAATTACTTTTCAAAGCAATTGAAACAATTTAAAtgcctaaaagaaaaaaaaatgcctaaAAGAATAAGATGAATgaggggtggtgggaggggaagATCCATATGCCATTTGAAAATCCTTAAGTCTTATGTAGGATGTTCCAAGAATCATTTCCTTTCCTTCTAATCCACAAGTATCTGTAGCTGGTCCAAACACGGAAAGACCTGGAGACAGCCCAGATGTGTTTCATTCCTCTGAAGATACATTCTAGTGTTTTGCTAAAACAGTCTGATGACGTCATTATGCCACGTAGTGGTACTGATTTGGATTATCTTTATCTCTCTCCATATAGTCTCTGTCTATGAGAGATTCAATTCGCTTTTTTAAATCTCCAGGCTTCACTGGAAATTTCAACTGGTTATATAACTCCGAGACGAGGAGATTATGGCTCAGAGTCTTTCGCATCTTCATGATTCTAACGATAGCAGCATCGATTTGGTACTGTCGGTCTTGAAACACTCTCTCAGTGGTGCTAACTTGCTCCTCAACGGTTTCTTTCATCTGAATTTGATTGATCTTTATTCTAAACAGTTTGTGCCTGAAGTCTCCATTAAAAATGAATCTGTCTCCGTCTTCTACATCCTTTCCTTTTGGACATTTGATCAGTACGCGTGCTTTACCACATGCCAGAGACTGTAACGTTCTTCGTAATTCACCATCCTCTATACCAGTAGCCATTTTAATTTCTTCAAAACGGAATTCATCCCCTTCATTGAACATGAGAAGCACTAATGTCTGAAAGAGGGAGACCTGGATCTCCTTTTTCCCTTCTTTAAACTCTGCTTTTAAAACAGCATGACCCAAAGTAGTCTGCCATTGCAGTTTCCGACCACTGTGCTTTCCAAGATAAAATGTCTTAAATACTTCCTGAAGTTTAATCATTTCTGGATTTAAATGTACTTCCATAGGTGTGTATGTTGGCCAGTATCCCATTGTGAGAATGTTTACTGTTAGGTCTATAGATCCTGGGTCACTCTGATTCTGCATATACTGCTTAAAATGAACCATGATGTCTTTTGAAAGCTCCATGTCCTTGAACATACCTTCCAGTTTGCTGGTAAAAGCAGCACCGCATTCATGTTTTAATTTTGACAACATAGATTTTTCAGCATCCACGGAGGCACTTTTCCCAACAAGGAGTCTTTTTGCCAAATCCTTTTTGTAAAATGCTTCAAAGACATCTTTGCCATGAATAAACCTGAATATTATCATAATTTTGTCAAGGATTCTTTCTAGTTCTTCATCTGTTGCTTCTTTATTACCCGCTCTTAGCTTGGAATCAACATGCTTTGCAATCAATTCTGCAGGCTTATTCGGTCGCTTGTTGATAAACGTTTCAAAGGATTCCTTCATTAGGTTGAtaaatttttcatttttctgaaaaCACACTTCTATGATGTGGTCCACTTTATCCTTAAAGTCAAGTAGGTCTTGCACCATGTCTTTATCTTTTTCAGGATTGATAACTATTGTTGTTCCAAAAGTCTTGATGTATTCACTCCAGTGCTGTAGTAGTATCTGCTGGCCACCCTTTACCCGACTGAACAACTGGTACATCTGTGTGAGATCAGGTACTCTATTCTCATCAAGTAAATGATCAAGCCCTTTTTGCAGAATTGCTGTTAAATGTTCTCCTAATAGTTGTTTCTCCACAGAAGCAATTAGTGGTTTCTGTGTACTGTGGTCTAAGTATGTGATTACTCGGTCTCCTTCTTCTTCTAAACGTTTACTTACATGGTTAAGGTATTCTGGAACCTCTCTTTCTTGCATCAATCTTTGACCTTCTGCAGCATACAAACAATTAGTTTCTTCCAAAAATTTCAGTTCAAACGAATCTTTATATACCTGAAGGTCAGAGAGCATACTCAGTAGACTTCGCAATAAACTTCTGTCCACAGCTTCACCATTTCTCTCTCGTTCAATTAGTAGAAGAATACCATCAATAGTTTTACTTTGAACCATTTTATCACTAATAATATGGTTTCTAAATAGTTCTAATCCCATATCCCATATAGAAGGAAGCATAGAATTCTGAAGGACATAAGTACGATccaaaaacaagaaaatacttCTAATCATGATCATTTGTCTGCAATGGTCTTGCCAACAGGtgttaatctttttaaaaaataaaacactatcTAGTGAGTCTTCTCTAAACGGAAGGATTTGTGCTTGAACATGATCTTCACAAACCTGACGTAGCTGTTTGTAGAGTGTTGGGGAAACTTTGTGCGAACAGAGATTTTCCACAGCCTGATAGAGCTCTTCAAGGTTGTATTTAATGGACGTGCTACTCTGTATGGCTTTCACGGCCTCATGAAGCTTCTGCCATGTATCCTGAGTGTAGTTATCAGGCAATTTTGGTCTGTCTTTGGGAAGAAAGGTATTGTCCTTTAGCCTTGCATCaacttgaagaccttcctctgttTACAGGGAAAGGTGCACAGGGTCCAAAAGTGCCCGGTCGTTGGACCAAGCAAGTGGTGTTCGAGTTTGCAAGGGAATTCACGGGCAGCCCAGAGAAGGCCATCCAACTCGCGATGGGGAGCAGAGGGATGGTCTGCCGGCGGCCCAAAGGCCAGGGGGCAGCGCGGGGACCGACCCCGGAGGCCCTCCGCCCGCCCCGCGCCGTCCTAGATTTTCTAATGCTGAAAGAGGTGTATTGATAACTTTGACTATTATTATAGTGTAATCCATTTCTCCCTTCAATTGATCAGTGTTTGCTTTCTAAGTATGTGCCATATTGTTGATGTATTGATGATTGTTCAATTTTCTTGAATGATTGACCCTTTCATCACTATGTCATATGGACATTCATCTCGTCACAGATTTTGTATTAAAGCTTACTTTGTCTGATATTGAGATTTGTACCTCAGCTCtcttttggatatatatatatatatatatatatatatatatatatatatattagtgttTTATCCATCCTATCCCATTCAACCTATCTGCTTGCTTGGGTCTACACAATGTCTCAGGGAAATTGTATATAGTCGGATGATGTTTTTCACTTAATTGCATTTAAGTGAATACTTACACCAtaatcttataaatatatatttcccaggcctatgaaagtttataatctagccacttcatgcctttatcctcccaattTGGTGTATCTATCTTCTAtattgcccacttacatcaacccagtgctctgaagagacaaatatgttctttgatgtgaagaatcttcattccagttggaacctggtgagtccgcatccataagtaaagtcaaatcaggacagggcgtccataaagtcagcagtaatatgcaccagttcacaggttcaaaaatcttctcttatctggttgggttctggtcaactcaatgggaGCCACCTCACTTCCTtttaccagggtgcccattggctgccttgcctgtAGCCCATGGGCCTCATTCACACATTCTCAACaagggctaggtcatgaacttcagactagtcaacccactctcatcttctcctttagtccctgtgaaccaggtccacaggtgtcagaggccagactcaacccatgtcTTTATTGCTGCGTCTCTCTCACTTTCACTAAACAAGTGAAATCAAGTGGTCACCCAACAAGCGTTTCAGGCTGCCCACAGGCTCTTTagaacattcagtcctagagaggagagttcctTTCATGGCTCCAAAATTTTCCAGCTTTTCACAtaaaattcaaaaatccaaaggGTCCCTTTTTAAATTCAATCTGTCAATAGCCCCCTAGGCAAGTCGCTTCACCTTCGAATGTCctgagcactggagacactgggtggggcttagcttTTCAGAGCCGTCTTTGCAGGCGTGTCCTAAACCATTTAAAGATACAAATTGTTGGCTGAATGCAAGTGGGGGGCTTacaaagctctctattttcatactccccaataatattttcccccaataataatttctatcaatcattatatgatAGCAATAGtcagaagaaaacagtatatCTATTGTCTATCTCACACAACctttgcctgttcagttatttacaggtttgAGCCTTATCGACAGCAATTATAGGAATGCTTGCAAGCGTACCATTCCATGTtccatgtagtttttccatcacccctatcctccccccgcccccgccccactatctgTAAACTGACCCTAGTAAttgtttgggccgggtctggGCCAAGGCAGCCCCTTGTACCAGCTTCtggagaagacaaatgacctggctgaacCTCAAAGCACCTGCCTTCAGCGTTTCACAGAGTTTACCTCCCTGGACAGAACACAGCCCCCTCTCCCTAGCATTGTTTCCTAGGAAGAAGATGATTTACTGACAGGAAGTCACCTGGCCTGAGACTGCAACCGCAGCACAAAGAACCTCCCCTCCCCTTACCAGCCCATATGCTTTTAAGCTTACACCCTATATATGCCCTGCCGCCCAGTACCAGGCCCggcttccctgacctaactcattggTTGCGGAACCTGCCCAGGGGATCAAGATGCCCCTGTCCctttgctctcccttccc
The sequence above is drawn from the Tenrec ecaudatus isolate mTenEca1 chromosome 18, mTenEca1.hap1, whole genome shotgun sequence genome and encodes:
- the LOC142431474 gene encoding cullin-4A, translating into MIMIRSIFLFLDRTYVLQNSMLPSIWDMGLELFRNHIISDKMVQSKTIDGILLLIERERNGEAVDRSLLRSLLSMLSDLQVYKDSFELKFLEETNCLYAAEGQRLMQEREVPEYLNHVSKRLEEEGDRVITYLDHSTQKPLIASVEKQLLGEHLTAILQKGLDHLLDENRVPDLTQMYQLFSRVKGGQQILLQHWSEYIKTFGTTIVINPEKDKDMVQDLLDFKDKVDHIIEVCFQKNEKFINLMKESFETFINKRPNKPAELIAKHVDSKLRAGNKEATDEELERILDKIMIIFRFIHGKDVFEAFYKKDLAKRLLVGKSASVDAEKSMLSKLKHECGAAFTSKLEGMFKDMELSKDIMVHFKQYMQNQSDPGSIDLTVNILTMGYWPTYTPMEVHLNPEMIKLQEVFKTFYLGKHSGRKLQWQTTLGHAVLKAEFKEGKKEIQVSLFQTLVLLMFNEGDEFRFEEIKMATGIEDGELRRTLQSLACGKARVLIKCPKGKDVEDGDRFIFNGDFRHKLFRIKINQIQMKETVEEQVSTTERVFQDRQYQIDAAIVRIMKMRKTLSHNLLVSELYNQLKFPVKPGDLKKRIESLIDRDYMERDKDNPNQYHYVA